From Planctomycetota bacterium, a single genomic window includes:
- a CDS encoding methyltransferase domain-containing protein, translating to MPIGSRAYDNRRLRTLAREVVGPDVLAIGYAQLPNPHLLRFHTVGVDLMKPLSPSGYAEEIQGDAMNLAACVGGRQFNTIVFGELIEHLEAPYQFLRGLHPFLAEGGRIVLSTPNPLGFPQVICEMLNIRRFYYTTEHYYSFPRRWMVRMLEATGFEVVAVRSVGLQLVYLAPPCPRFLSHQLVYVARQRGKRRGE from the coding sequence GTGCCAATCGGGTCCCGTGCCTATGACAACCGCCGCTTGCGGACGCTCGCCCGCGAGGTGGTCGGCCCTGACGTGCTTGCCATCGGGTATGCGCAGCTTCCGAATCCGCACTTGCTTCGGTTCCACACGGTGGGCGTAGACCTGATGAAGCCGCTCAGCCCCTCGGGGTATGCGGAGGAGATCCAAGGCGACGCGATGAACCTGGCGGCGTGTGTGGGCGGCCGGCAGTTCAATACGATCGTCTTCGGCGAGCTGATCGAGCACTTGGAGGCTCCCTACCAGTTTCTGCGCGGCCTCCACCCGTTTCTGGCCGAGGGCGGCCGGATCGTGCTCTCAACGCCAAACCCGCTGGGCTTTCCCCAGGTGATCTGCGAGATGCTCAACATCCGGCGCTTCTACTACACGACGGAGCACTACTACTCGTTCCCCCGACGCTGGATGGTGCGCATGCTCGAAGCCACGGGGTTTGAGGTTGTGGCGGTGCGCTCGGTGGGCCTGCAACTGGTCTATCTGGCACCTCCATGCCCCCGATTTCTGAGCCACCAACTCGTCTACGTGGCCCGCCAGCGGGGGAAGCGCCGCGGTGAGTGA
- a CDS encoding lysylphosphatidylglycerol synthase transmembrane domain-containing protein: MGGVREPGSEGAAEGGLVEVRAPGNMAPRRWRRVGGFALALGILGGLAWVILRQWRRLPPGALVPNWWLVAASFVAFRVSIVAVSLRWRAVLRALGGRLSAWQAYRILAYAALGLYVPGKVAMVAARSYLSAREGVPLRVAMLSVLYDIALNLISAALVVPLWLAVSGSGVPGHYRWVSAGVAALGLCLLHPALVSRVVRLGGLLLGRPIEVAGLSYPTMLRLIAGYLNVWAMQGAAFWLFVRAFCDVPPLYVADCAGMMALSLCIGLLVVLAPAGLGVREGVLTGVLSLSMPLALAAAIALALRVFLSVGELLNVGAVFLLSPVLSPAGRVEPPPGGPPCQS; encoded by the coding sequence GTGGGTGGCGTGAGGGAGCCAGGGAGCGAGGGTGCCGCAGAGGGCGGCCTCGTGGAGGTCCGTGCGCCGGGAAACATGGCACCGCGCCGCTGGCGTCGCGTCGGCGGCTTCGCCCTGGCGCTCGGCATCCTCGGCGGGCTTGCCTGGGTGATCCTGCGCCAGTGGCGTCGCCTGCCGCCGGGGGCCCTCGTGCCCAACTGGTGGCTGGTGGCGGCGTCCTTCGTGGCCTTCCGCGTCTCGATAGTCGCCGTGAGCCTGCGTTGGCGGGCGGTGCTGCGCGCGCTGGGGGGGCGTCTCTCGGCCTGGCAGGCGTACCGAATCCTCGCCTATGCCGCGCTCGGGCTCTACGTGCCGGGCAAGGTGGCGATGGTGGCCGCGCGCTCGTACCTCAGCGCGCGCGAGGGGGTGCCGCTCCGCGTGGCCATGCTGAGCGTGCTGTACGACATCGCCCTCAACCTCATCAGTGCGGCTCTCGTGGTGCCTTTGTGGCTCGCGGTGTCGGGCTCCGGGGTGCCAGGCCACTACCGATGGGTCAGCGCGGGCGTGGCGGCGCTTGGGCTGTGCCTGCTCCACCCGGCACTGGTGAGCCGCGTGGTGAGGCTGGGCGGCCTGCTGTTAGGGCGGCCGATCGAGGTCGCCGGCCTCTCCTACCCGACCATGCTGCGGTTGATCGCGGGCTACCTGAACGTGTGGGCGATGCAGGGCGCCGCATTCTGGCTGTTCGTGCGGGCCTTCTGCGATGTGCCCCCTCTGTACGTTGCAGACTGCGCGGGGATGATGGCCCTCTCGTTGTGCATCGGACTGCTCGTGGTCCTCGCGCCCGCCGGGCTCGGGGTACGCGAAGGCGTGCTCACGGGGGTGCTGTCGCTGAGCATGCCGCTTGCCCTCGCGGCGGCGATCGCGCTGGCGCTGCGCGTGTTTCTGAGCGTCGGCGAACTGCTCAATGTCGGCGCCGTGTTCCTTCTCTCTCCGGTTCTGTCGCCGGCCGGGCGCGTCGAGCCGCCGCCGGGAGGCCCACCGTGCCAGAGTTGA